From the Flavobacterium galactosidilyticum genome, one window contains:
- a CDS encoding GNAT family N-acetyltransferase: MEIKDNTFARQFETTVEEGLVSVEYSFQEKKIFLTKINVPESYENEEFITNFLKNIMEIAIERKFKVVPILPKIVVFFKKNPVYKELLPPGIRL; encoded by the coding sequence ATGGAGATTAAAGACAACACTTTTGCACGACAATTTGAAACTACAGTAGAGGAAGGATTAGTTTCAGTAGAATATTCTTTTCAAGAGAAGAAGATATTTCTAACCAAAATAAATGTTCCTGAATCCTACGAAAACGAGGAGTTTATCACTAATTTTCTAAAAAACATTATGGAAATTGCAATAGAACGAAAATTTAAAGTAGTTCCTATCCTTCCTAAAATAGTCGTTTTCTTCAAGAAAAACCCAGTATATAAAGAATTACTTCCACCGGGAATTAGACTTTAG
- a CDS encoding MarR family winged helix-turn-helix transcriptional regulator, producing METIFSTDNLYTILSGKTHSAFNRALLSNFRKNNISLTKEQWTILGVLWKNEGCTQQTLADQTSTDKPGITRLIDHLEKENLVERHPDANDKRLKLIFLTPKGKSIEKEVMIVVNETLKNAIRDIEPERLEIVKETFLQIYNNLETKK from the coding sequence ATGGAGACAATTTTTTCAACTGATAATTTATATACTATTTTGTCTGGAAAGACGCACTCCGCTTTTAACAGAGCCTTGTTGAGTAATTTTAGGAAAAACAATATTTCGCTAACAAAAGAGCAATGGACTATTTTGGGTGTTTTGTGGAAAAATGAAGGTTGCACGCAACAAACCTTAGCAGATCAAACTTCGACTGACAAACCCGGAATAACGCGTTTAATTGATCATTTGGAAAAAGAAAATTTAGTAGAACGGCATCCTGACGCAAATGACAAACGATTAAAATTAATTTTTTTAACTCCCAAAGGGAAATCGATTGAGAAGGAAGTAATGATTGTTGTTAATGAAACTCTTAAAAATGCGATAAGAGACATTGAACCAGAAAGGCTTGAAATCGTAAAAGAGACTTTTCTTCAAATTTATAATAATTTAGAAACAAAAAAATAA
- a CDS encoding TolC family protein: MKKYVLLSLLSLFSFATGYAQIEISTSLQEAVHKAIEKNSSIKNKELEIKKLQLQEKSVWNKYIPTLEASAIYSYFDNKLTVDLPATTLPIVNIPVFGGKSTFDNYGNIFNGSIMAKTVLFSGMQIPNGAKALKQKAIGTEYLKESEKDIIIKDVINTFDQITLLNEVEKLLNDSEKRLQTETKRISKAIEEGLAIPYDRDKIKLASLELKSKRIELEGKRKLVYRKIRYLTGYSDSEINNVQYNLVPYLILEENLSTENKQEIKALESFKVAYEYLLKKEKGTFLPTLGAFGGVTHSSVFDANSATPVIPGINTPLHLQLNEMTISPNWMVGAGIKWEVFAGFERKHKVHEAKLNIEQVQNQIDDTKEKLQLLLENNYVNYSVLNQKIEIASQQEKVAQNNLNLAIKQYKEGLINISERLEAENDSYKASLNKINILIEQRLSAIETIIATGELTKYITN; the protein is encoded by the coding sequence ATGAAAAAATATGTACTACTTTCCCTTCTTTCGCTTTTTTCATTTGCTACTGGTTATGCGCAAATAGAAATTTCAACTTCCTTACAAGAGGCGGTTCATAAAGCAATCGAAAAGAACAGTTCGATAAAAAATAAAGAACTCGAAATTAAAAAACTACAACTTCAGGAAAAAAGCGTTTGGAATAAATATATCCCAACGTTAGAAGCTAGCGCCATTTACTCCTATTTTGACAATAAACTGACAGTTGATCTACCTGCCACGACCCTACCTATAGTTAATATTCCGGTCTTTGGTGGAAAATCGACTTTTGATAATTACGGAAATATTTTTAATGGAAGTATAATGGCAAAAACGGTTTTGTTTAGCGGTATGCAAATTCCTAATGGCGCTAAAGCATTGAAGCAAAAAGCAATAGGAACAGAATACCTAAAAGAATCTGAAAAGGACATTATTATAAAAGACGTTATTAACACCTTTGACCAAATCACTTTATTAAATGAAGTGGAAAAGCTTTTAAATGACAGTGAAAAGAGATTGCAAACAGAAACCAAAAGAATTTCTAAAGCAATCGAAGAAGGTCTTGCTATCCCTTATGATAGAGATAAAATAAAATTGGCCTCATTAGAATTGAAATCTAAAAGAATTGAACTAGAGGGAAAACGCAAATTAGTCTATAGAAAAATAAGATATTTAACCGGCTATTCCGATTCAGAAATAAATAATGTTCAATACAATTTAGTTCCTTATTTAATTTTGGAAGAGAATTTAAGCACCGAAAACAAACAAGAAATCAAAGCCTTAGAATCATTTAAAGTAGCCTATGAATATTTGCTAAAGAAAGAAAAAGGAACTTTTCTGCCTACTTTAGGCGCTTTTGGGGGCGTAACCCATAGCAGTGTATTTGATGCAAACTCAGCAACTCCTGTAATTCCAGGCATAAATACGCCACTTCATTTACAGTTAAACGAGATGACGATAAGTCCAAATTGGATGGTTGGTGCAGGAATAAAATGGGAAGTTTTTGCCGGTTTTGAACGAAAACATAAAGTTCATGAAGCCAAATTAAATATTGAACAAGTACAAAACCAAATTGATGACACCAAAGAAAAATTACAATTACTGTTGGAAAACAATTATGTAAACTATTCGGTTTTAAATCAAAAAATAGAAATAGCATCACAACAAGAGAAAGTGGCTCAAAACAATTTGAATTTAGCCATAAAACAATATAAAGAAGGTTTGATAAACATCTCTGAACGTCTAGAAGCCGAAAATGACTCTTATAAAGCATCTTTAAATAAGATAAATATCTTAATAGAACAGCGTCTATCAGCTATTGAAACCATTATAGCCACGGGCGAACTAACAAAATATATAACAAATTAA
- a CDS encoding HlyD family secretion protein yields MKKIITLVAIAVLLIGCGKSKKEAQIQGKVEKEQISIVSKIPGKIVQLLVKEGDLVKKGDTLAILDLPEVDAKKQQAEGAVTSAKAQYNMAVKGATENQIKQLEAKKQGLKEQYEFAQKSIKRLSNMLKDSLVSQQTYDETFAKYQGAQAQYNAVQAELNEAKKGGRIEQQTMALGQQDRAVGALQEVQTADKERYIIAPQDMSIETITLNLGELALPGYTLFNGYIADSVYFRFTVAENQLGKIKKGQEILVHIPYTKKDIKGIVTTVKQLGAYGNIATAYPDYEMQESLFEIKITPSNSKEAKDLITKTTVTLSL; encoded by the coding sequence ATGAAAAAAATAATCACTTTAGTGGCAATTGCAGTTTTGCTTATTGGCTGTGGAAAATCAAAAAAAGAAGCTCAAATTCAAGGAAAAGTAGAAAAAGAACAAATTTCTATAGTTAGTAAGATTCCTGGAAAAATCGTTCAACTATTAGTAAAAGAAGGCGATTTGGTAAAAAAAGGAGATACACTTGCTATCCTAGATCTTCCAGAAGTTGACGCCAAAAAACAGCAGGCTGAAGGCGCGGTTACTTCGGCAAAAGCACAGTACAATATGGCTGTAAAAGGGGCTACTGAAAATCAAATCAAACAACTTGAAGCAAAAAAACAAGGCCTAAAAGAACAGTATGAATTTGCTCAAAAATCCATCAAAAGATTGAGCAATATGCTCAAAGATTCCTTGGTTTCTCAGCAAACCTATGATGAAACATTTGCTAAATATCAAGGAGCACAAGCACAATACAATGCTGTTCAGGCAGAATTGAACGAAGCAAAGAAAGGTGGCCGAATCGAGCAACAAACTATGGCTCTTGGTCAACAAGACAGAGCTGTTGGCGCATTGCAAGAAGTACAAACCGCAGACAAAGAGCGTTATATCATTGCTCCTCAAGACATGAGCATCGAAACCATAACCCTAAACTTGGGCGAACTTGCATTGCCTGGATATACCTTGTTTAATGGCTATATTGCCGATAGTGTTTATTTTCGTTTTACGGTTGCAGAAAACCAATTAGGTAAAATAAAAAAAGGGCAGGAAATACTAGTTCATATCCCCTATACTAAAAAAGACATAAAAGGAATTGTTACTACCGTAAAACAATTGGGCGCCTATGGAAACATTGCAACTGCCTATCCCGATTATGAAATGCAGGAAAGCTTGTTTGAAATAAAAATAACCCCTTCGAATAGTAAGGAAGCAAAAGACCTAATTACAAAAACCACCGTAACTTTATCCCTATAA
- a CDS encoding ABC transporter permease: protein MQNFWTLLKREFKLFWQNKVLRLLFIGAPLLYGILLGYVYGKGKVTDLPIVVVDEDRSEMSAKALQMFDDNEVLNITSLLYDQNNLSQIAIEKEAACVVIIPKGFEKMVLTKKYPEIVTIVNTSNVLTANYASGALQLCLGTLKAGVQMETLRKQGIPEKLLATQYEPFKTTFIKKNNRSTNYMYFLWPGVLAAVLQQVLLLGLALSFASEYENGTFKKLVKKSPSLLKLMSVKIIPYLMMSFGLWLLFWLFTFWFRIPFYDNLLPLTFVAGIFVLSVCFIGILVSILIPNQLKATEILMVIATPSFILSGFTWPLSQMPVWVQGIANCIPLTHFLKAFRILIIEDGTLSQTTSSIWNMIIIGTICGILSYIALYFKRKSVLKEI, encoded by the coding sequence ATGCAAAATTTCTGGACACTTCTTAAAAGAGAATTCAAACTCTTTTGGCAAAATAAAGTACTCCGATTGCTTTTTATTGGAGCACCGTTACTTTATGGTATTTTGTTAGGCTACGTTTATGGAAAAGGGAAAGTTACCGACTTACCAATCGTTGTAGTGGATGAAGACCGCAGCGAAATGAGCGCAAAAGCATTGCAGATGTTTGATGATAATGAAGTCCTTAATATCACCTCATTATTATACGACCAAAATAATCTTTCCCAAATTGCCATAGAAAAAGAGGCAGCATGCGTCGTAATTATTCCAAAGGGCTTTGAGAAAATGGTGTTGACCAAAAAATATCCGGAAATTGTAACTATAGTAAACACCTCAAATGTTTTAACGGCTAATTACGCTTCTGGCGCTTTGCAACTTTGTCTTGGAACATTAAAAGCAGGGGTTCAAATGGAAACATTACGCAAACAAGGAATACCTGAAAAATTACTAGCCACACAATATGAACCGTTTAAAACAACCTTTATAAAAAAGAACAACCGCAGCACTAACTATATGTATTTCCTTTGGCCAGGAGTATTAGCAGCCGTTTTACAACAAGTTCTTTTGCTGGGTTTAGCGTTGTCTTTTGCGTCAGAATACGAAAACGGCACATTCAAAAAACTAGTAAAAAAAAGCCCTTCTTTACTAAAATTGATGAGTGTTAAAATTATTCCCTATTTAATGATGAGTTTCGGACTTTGGCTATTGTTTTGGTTATTTACCTTTTGGTTCAGGATTCCCTTCTATGACAACCTGCTTCCGCTTACTTTTGTCGCAGGAATATTTGTACTTTCTGTGTGCTTCATCGGAATTTTAGTCAGTATTCTAATTCCGAACCAGTTAAAAGCAACCGAAATTTTAATGGTAATTGCTACGCCAAGCTTTATTTTGAGTGGATTTACCTGGCCTTTAAGTCAAATGCCGGTCTGGGTTCAAGGCATTGCTAATTGCATCCCGCTAACTCATTTCCTAAAAGCTTTTCGCATTTTGATTATTGAAGACGGAACGCTATCCCAAACTACTAGTTCCATTTGGAATATGATTATTATTGGGACAATTTGCGGGATTCTATCCTATATTGCTTTGTATTTCAAAAGAAAAAGTGTTTTAAAGGAAATTTAA
- a CDS encoding ABC-F family ATP-binding cassette domain-containing protein, whose amino-acid sequence MITVNDISVQFGGTTLFSDVSFAINENDKIALMGKNGAGKSTLLKIIAGQSKPSTGNISAPKDAIVAYLPQHLLTTDGATVMEETSKAFGEIFSMKAEIDEINEQLTIRTDYESDAYMKLIERVSDLSEKFYAIEEVNYEAEVEKILIGLGFVREDFNRQTSEFSGGWRMRIELAKILLQKPDLILLDEPTNHMDIESIQWLEDFLINSAKAVVVISHDRAFVDNITNRTIEVTMGRIYDYKAKYSHYLELRKDRRMHQQKAYDEQQRMIADNRTFIDRFKGTFSKTDAVQSRVKMLEKLVIVQVDEVDTSSLKLKFPPAVRSGQYPVIVKDLSKSYGDHVVFKDANIVIERGEKVAFVGKNGEGKSTMIKAIMKQIEIDGGSLEIGHNAQIGYFAQNQASLLNENATIFETIDDIAVGDVRTKIKDILGAFMFHGDDVTKKVKVLSGGEKTRLAMIKLLLEPVNLLILDEPSNHLDMKTKDIIKDALRDFDGTLILVSHDRDFLDGLATKVFEFGNKRVLEHFEDITGFLAHKKMDSMNEIEK is encoded by the coding sequence ATGATTACAGTTAACGATATTTCTGTGCAATTTGGTGGCACAACGCTTTTTAGTGATGTTTCTTTTGCGATAAATGAAAATGATAAAATTGCCCTTATGGGTAAAAATGGAGCAGGAAAATCGACCCTGCTTAAAATAATTGCAGGTCAAAGCAAGCCATCAACTGGAAATATCTCAGCGCCAAAAGATGCTATTGTGGCTTATTTGCCACAGCATTTATTAACTACTGATGGGGCAACAGTAATGGAAGAAACTTCGAAAGCGTTTGGAGAAATTTTTTCCATGAAAGCAGAGATTGATGAAATTAATGAACAATTGACGATTCGTACGGATTATGAAAGTGATGCATACATGAAATTAATCGAAAGAGTTTCTGACTTAAGTGAGAAATTCTATGCTATCGAAGAGGTAAACTACGAAGCGGAAGTAGAGAAAATATTAATTGGTTTGGGGTTTGTTAGAGAAGATTTTAATCGTCAAACATCTGAGTTTTCAGGTGGTTGGAGAATGAGAATAGAATTGGCTAAAATCCTTTTGCAAAAACCAGACTTAATTTTGCTTGATGAGCCTACGAACCACATGGATATTGAAAGTATTCAATGGTTAGAGGATTTCTTGATAAATTCAGCTAAAGCAGTTGTCGTAATTTCGCACGATAGAGCTTTTGTAGATAATATTACAAATCGTACTATTGAGGTAACAATGGGACGTATTTATGATTACAAAGCGAAGTATTCTCATTATTTAGAATTAAGAAAAGACCGTCGTATGCACCAACAAAAAGCGTACGATGAACAACAGCGCATGATTGCGGATAACAGAACTTTTATTGATCGTTTTAAAGGGACGTTCTCTAAAACGGATGCTGTTCAATCGCGTGTTAAAATGTTAGAAAAATTAGTTATCGTTCAAGTGGATGAAGTTGATACTTCATCTTTGAAATTAAAATTTCCACCAGCAGTTCGTTCGGGACAATATCCTGTAATTGTAAAAGATTTATCTAAATCGTATGGCGATCACGTTGTTTTCAAAGATGCTAATATTGTTATCGAAAGAGGTGAGAAAGTAGCATTTGTTGGAAAAAATGGAGAAGGAAAGTCGACGATGATTAAAGCGATTATGAAGCAAATCGAAATCGATGGCGGAAGTCTAGAGATTGGTCATAATGCGCAAATCGGTTATTTTGCTCAAAACCAAGCGTCTTTATTGAATGAAAATGCTACGATATTTGAAACGATTGATGATATTGCGGTAGGTGATGTTCGAACAAAAATCAAAGATATTTTAGGTGCGTTTATGTTTCATGGCGATGACGTGACTAAGAAAGTGAAAGTGCTTTCTGGTGGAGAAAAAACACGTTTGGCGATGATAAAATTATTGTTAGAGCCCGTAAATTTATTGATTCTGGATGAGCCTTCAAATCACTTGGATATGAAAACTAAAGATATTATCAAAGATGCGTTACGTGATTTCGATGGAACTTTAATATTAGTTTCTCACGATAGGGATTTCCTTGATGGTTTAGCAACTAAGGTTTTCGAATTTGGAAACAAAAGAGTATTGGAGCATTTTGAAGATATCACAGGTTTCTTAGCGCATAAGAAAATGGATAGTATGAATGAAATAGAGAAATAA
- a CDS encoding murein L,D-transpeptidase catalytic domain family protein: MKKFLTLILLATIHFTFAQQTDAIVKKASEVETKWGYKAKNKNIITLIDFSKSIDSARLYVVDIKNNKILLSSNVDHGYGSGTGQTPSSFSNAVGSNASSLGCYVTMQTYNGTWGYSLRIDGLEEDKNSNALKRNIVVHSSRKMYSKFSLGCFSVPDKNSDALINLIKNGSLIYAYQ; this comes from the coding sequence ATGAAAAAATTTCTGACTTTAATTTTATTAGCGACAATCCACTTCACCTTTGCTCAGCAGACTGATGCAATTGTAAAGAAAGCTAGTGAAGTTGAAACAAAGTGGGGCTACAAAGCCAAAAACAAAAATATAATCACACTGATCGATTTTTCTAAATCAATAGACTCTGCAAGACTATATGTAGTTGACATCAAAAACAACAAGATACTACTTAGTAGCAATGTAGACCATGGTTACGGCTCAGGAACGGGACAAACTCCGAGTTCCTTTAGCAATGCTGTAGGGAGTAATGCTTCGTCTCTTGGTTGTTATGTAACTATGCAAACCTATAATGGCACTTGGGGTTACTCCTTAAGAATCGACGGTTTAGAAGAAGACAAAAACTCAAATGCGCTAAAAAGAAATATAGTAGTACATTCCTCTAGAAAGATGTACAGTAAATTTAGTTTGGGATGCTTTTCAGTTCCTGATAAAAATTCTGATGCGCTGATCAACTTGATAAAAAACGGATCTCTTATATATGCTTACCAATAG
- a CDS encoding alanine/glycine:cation symporter family protein, with protein MEKFVGVVNSIIWSDALIVLCLGTGLYFSWRTRFLQVRHFKEMFRLLFDGKSTESGVSSFQALSMSLAGRVGTGNIAGVATAIAFGGPGAMFWMWLVAFLGASTAFIEATLAQIYKEKHLGEFRGGPAFYIERGLGVKWFGVLFAIVSVISAGVLLPGVQANSVADGIKNAFQLETWMTGLGVVVIFAAIVFGGVKRIAKFTEYIVPFMAIGYIFIALIIIIADFKELPGVIMLVFKSAFNMEAGFGAVFGLAVQWGVKRGIYSNEAGQGTAPHIAAAANVSHPVKQGLVQSFSVYVDTLLVCSATGFMLLMTGKYNVHNPAFGSGGASEFLYSGAQNIAVGPGYTQSAMDSVFPGFGSYFVAIALFFFAFTTILAYYYIAETNVSYLTRKFESPVFNYILKIVMMLVIMYGSINQATLAWDIGDIGVGLMAWFNIIAILLLQRPALAALKDYEKQRKAGKNPVFVPEDIGVTNAHIWNTIRKEENK; from the coding sequence ATGGAGAAATTTGTTGGTGTCGTAAATAGCATTATTTGGAGTGATGCTTTGATTGTCTTGTGTCTGGGTACTGGGTTGTATTTTTCGTGGCGAACACGTTTTTTACAAGTCCGTCATTTTAAAGAAATGTTTCGTTTACTATTTGATGGCAAAAGTACAGAATCAGGAGTTTCTTCATTTCAGGCTTTGTCAATGTCTTTGGCAGGTCGAGTAGGTACAGGAAATATAGCGGGTGTAGCTACGGCAATCGCTTTTGGTGGACCAGGAGCTATGTTTTGGATGTGGTTAGTAGCATTCTTAGGAGCGAGTACTGCGTTTATCGAAGCTACTTTAGCTCAAATCTATAAAGAAAAACATTTAGGAGAATTTCGTGGAGGTCCAGCATTTTACATAGAACGCGGATTAGGCGTAAAATGGTTTGGCGTTTTGTTTGCTATTGTTTCAGTTATTTCTGCGGGTGTTTTATTGCCAGGTGTTCAAGCCAATTCTGTTGCTGACGGAATTAAAAATGCATTTCAGTTGGAAACATGGATGACAGGCCTTGGTGTTGTTGTAATATTCGCTGCTATCGTTTTTGGTGGTGTAAAAAGAATTGCCAAGTTTACAGAATATATAGTTCCATTTATGGCAATTGGATACATTTTTATTGCATTAATAATCATAATTGCTGATTTTAAAGAATTGCCTGGTGTTATCATGTTAGTATTCAAAAGTGCTTTTAATATGGAAGCTGGTTTTGGCGCTGTTTTTGGTTTAGCTGTGCAGTGGGGTGTAAAAAGAGGAATTTACTCTAACGAAGCGGGACAGGGTACAGCTCCTCATATTGCGGCTGCTGCAAATGTTTCGCATCCTGTTAAGCAGGGACTAGTACAGTCTTTTTCTGTTTATGTAGATACTTTGTTAGTGTGTTCTGCAACTGGATTCATGTTGCTGATGACTGGAAAATACAATGTTCATAATCCAGCTTTTGGATCTGGTGGTGCATCTGAATTTTTATATTCTGGTGCTCAGAATATAGCCGTTGGTCCTGGATATACTCAAAGTGCGATGGACAGTGTTTTTCCAGGTTTTGGATCTTACTTTGTGGCAATTGCCTTGTTTTTCTTCGCTTTTACTACAATATTAGCCTACTATTATATCGCAGAAACAAATGTCTCTTATTTGACTAGAAAATTTGAATCACCTGTTTTTAATTATATTTTAAAAATAGTTATGATGCTAGTTATTATGTACGGTTCGATTAATCAGGCTACATTAGCGTGGGATATTGGGGATATTGGAGTAGGATTAATGGCTTGGTTTAATATTATCGCTATTTTACTATTACAAAGGCCTGCTTTAGCTGCATTGAAAGATTATGAAAAGCAAAGGAAAGCCGGGAAAAACCCCGTGTTTGTTCCAGAAGACATAGGTGTTACAAATGCACACATTTGGAATACGATACGTAAAGAAGAAAATAAATAG
- a CDS encoding GlmU family protein, translated as MNYILFDGPARNALLPFTFTRPVADILTGIMTIRQKWEMRLGSTTTTLTEEYLSAKFPMVELDENVMINASFLPNNTLAEMVSVLGPNQAIFKGDEVIAFYTNEDQEEVDFDTYEIIEYEGDCITIKNTWDIFSKNNLAIQEDFNYLTEDRKSQPIPKSVNVIAPENVFIEEGAKLEFVTLNASTGPIYIGKDTEIMEGSMIRGPFALCDNASVKMGSKVYGATTVGPYSRIGGEVKNTVIFAHSNKGHEGYLGDSVIGEWCNMGADTNNSNLKNNYEEVKLWSYETEGFAKTGLQFCGLMMGDHSKCGINTMFNTGTVVGVSANIFGTGFPRNFIPSFSWGGASGFTTYVTKKAFETARLVMSRREIEFDEQEAAILEHVFEESKKWRKD; from the coding sequence ATGAATTATATTCTTTTTGACGGTCCTGCACGAAATGCATTATTGCCATTTACCTTTACTCGTCCAGTTGCTGATATCCTTACAGGAATTATGACGATTCGTCAAAAATGGGAAATGCGTTTGGGCTCAACAACCACTACATTAACAGAGGAATATTTATCAGCGAAGTTTCCAATGGTTGAATTAGACGAAAATGTAATGATAAATGCTTCTTTTCTTCCTAATAATACATTGGCAGAGATGGTTAGTGTTTTAGGTCCTAATCAAGCTATTTTTAAAGGTGATGAAGTGATTGCTTTTTATACCAATGAAGATCAAGAAGAAGTAGATTTTGACACCTATGAAATTATAGAATATGAAGGTGATTGTATCACTATAAAAAATACTTGGGATATTTTCTCCAAAAACAACTTGGCTATTCAAGAGGATTTTAATTATCTGACTGAAGATAGAAAATCGCAACCAATCCCTAAAAGTGTTAACGTTATTGCTCCCGAAAATGTATTTATTGAGGAAGGAGCTAAACTTGAGTTTGTTACGCTAAATGCTAGTACGGGTCCTATATATATAGGTAAAGATACAGAAATAATGGAAGGTTCTATGATTCGTGGTCCTTTTGCTTTGTGCGACAATGCCTCAGTAAAGATGGGGTCTAAAGTTTATGGCGCGACAACAGTAGGTCCTTATTCCAGAATTGGTGGTGAAGTAAAAAACACCGTTATTTTTGCACATTCTAATAAAGGTCATGAAGGATATTTAGGTGATTCGGTTATTGGTGAATGGTGCAATATGGGTGCTGATACTAATAATTCAAACCTTAAGAACAATTACGAAGAAGTAAAATTGTGGAGCTATGAAACAGAAGGATTTGCGAAGACTGGACTACAATTTTGTGGTTTGATGATGGGAGATCACAGTAAATGTGGAATAAATACGATGTTCAACACTGGAACAGTGGTGGGAGTAAGTGCTAATATTTTTGGAACAGGATTCCCGCGTAATTTTATTCCTAGTTTTTCTTGGGGTGGAGCTTCTGGCTTTACCACTTATGTAACTAAAAAAGCATTTGAAACGGCTAGATTGGTGATGAGCAGGAGAGAAATAGAATTTGACGAACAAGAAGCGGCTATTTTAGAGCATGTTTTTGAAGAAAGTAAAAAGTGGCGAAAAGATTAA
- a CDS encoding type B 50S ribosomal protein L31: MKKGIHPENYRLVAFKDMSNDEVFITKSTADTKETITHDGVEYPVVKMEISRTSHPFYTGKSKLIDTAGRIDKFKTKYAKHVK, encoded by the coding sequence ATGAAAAAAGGAATTCACCCAGAAAATTACAGATTAGTTGCATTTAAAGACATGTCAAATGATGAAGTTTTTATCACTAAATCTACTGCAGATACTAAAGAAACAATTACTCACGATGGTGTTGAATACCCAGTAGTGAAAATGGAGATCTCTAGAACTTCTCACCCTTTTTACACAGGTAAATCTAAACTTATCGATACTGCAGGACGTATTGATAAATTTAAAACTAAATATGCTAAACACGTTAAATAA
- a CDS encoding DUF4199 domain-containing protein, whose product MINEIIKRNGITFGVLIGIVSSLITATIYASDLNLFSSWWIGITSIIVYLVLGIVLLSKTKKEIKTIFTFKDAFTTYFIAAVIGILISTLFNVLLFNVIDPSAKDKLLEITMKITANMMQKFGTPASVINEAIAKLKETNPYSTIELLKGSIFSIIFSSIFGLILAAFFKTRSTQE is encoded by the coding sequence ATGATAAACGAAATCATAAAAAGAAACGGAATTACTTTTGGTGTACTAATAGGTATTGTTTCTTCGCTAATTACAGCAACCATATATGCAAGTGACTTAAATCTATTTTCATCATGGTGGATAGGAATCACAAGCATTATTGTTTATCTTGTATTAGGAATAGTGCTACTATCGAAGACAAAGAAAGAAATTAAAACTATTTTCACTTTCAAAGATGCTTTTACTACATATTTTATTGCTGCAGTAATTGGTATATTGATTTCAACTTTATTCAATGTTTTACTTTTCAATGTAATTGATCCATCTGCAAAAGATAAATTACTTGAAATAACGATGAAAATAACAGCCAACATGATGCAAAAGTTCGGTACACCGGCATCAGTTATTAATGAAGCTATAGCAAAATTAAAAGAAACTAATCCTTATTCTACAATAGAATTACTTAAAGGTTCTATTTTCAGTATAATTTTCAGCTCCATTTTTGGATTAATTTTGGCAGCATTTTTTAAAACAAGATCTACACAAGAATAA